From Toxorhynchites rutilus septentrionalis strain SRP chromosome 2, ASM2978413v1, whole genome shotgun sequence, a single genomic window includes:
- the LOC129764308 gene encoding probable cytochrome P450 9f2 — MFEISLITVGIGLVLTALVHRFVTRNYFYFADKPIPFLRPTFGVGNFGPLLMRKRDILEHLKALYRSFPDAKIFGFFNMTEPIFMVRDPEMVKQITVKDFDHFVDHTLNAAGGTDQDTTGSQSLFTDSLVVLRGNKWRDMRATLSPAFTGSKMRQMFALITDCGQSVVEYYRESAAGAQSGRVVVELKDVFSRFANDVIASAAFGISVDSFRERDNEFYLLGQSMTQQMGVVQALKLAGFMLFPKLMVRFGVDFLSADQDKFFRGLITETMRTREAKSIFRPDMIELLMQAKKGNLKRQSAEDQTKPEVEGFAVVEESQVGKRSHNRTWTENELIAQAFIFFFAGFESISITLCFIAYELTRDATVQERLYREIRDTNRALDGRSLSYEVLQGMKYLDMVVSEAMRIWPIGQVVERLCVKDYIYDDHQGCRFTIEKGRSVFASIVGFHHDPKYFPEPEEFDPERFSEANKHNINLGAYLPFGIGPRNCIGSRFALMEVKAVMYYLLLNFSFDVHQKTQIPLRLKKSLMRVMPEKGFWIELTPRPDINKANLGK, encoded by the exons ATGTTCGAGATTAGCTTGATTACGGTTGGGATCGGTTTGGTGCTGACCGCTCTCGTACATCGTTTCGTGACACGGAATTATTTCTACTTTGCGGATAAACCGATCCCATTTCTAAGGCCCACGTTTGGCGTTGGTAACTTCGGACCGCTGCTGATGCGGAAGAGAGACATCTTGGAGCATCTTAAAGCTCTCTATAGAAGTTTTCCCGATGCAAA AATCTTTGGCTTCTTCAACATGACCGAGCCCATCTTCATGGTACGAGACCCGGAGATGGTGAAGCAAATCACGGTCAAGGACTTCGATCACTTTGTGGATCACACGTTGAACGCCGCCGGTGGTACGGATCAGGACACGACAGGTTCGCAGTCGCTCTTCACAGACAGTCTAGTGGTGCTACGGGGGAACAAGTGGCGCGATATGCGAGCCACGCTGAGCCCTGCCTTCACTGGGAGCAAAATGCGTCAGATGTTCGCGCTAATTACCGATTGTGGCCAAAGCGTGGTCGAGTACTACCGGGAGTCGGCGGCGGGTGCGCAATCCGGACGGGTGGTGGTCGAGCTGAAGGATGTGTTTTCCCGTTTCGCGAACGATGTCATTGCGAGTGCCGCCTTCGGCATTAGCGTGGATTCATTCCGTGAGAGGGACAACGAGTTTTACCTGCTGGGGCAATCGATGACCCAACAGATGGGTGTTGTGCAGGCTCTGAAATTGGCTGGTTTCATGTTGTTTCCCAAGCTGATGGTCCGTTTCGGTGTGGATTTCTTAAGTGCGGATCAGGATAAGTTTTTCCGGGGGTTGATCACGGAAACCATGCGGACGAGGGAGGCGAAAAGCATATTCCGCCCGGATATGATTGAGCTCTTGATGCAGGCGAAGAAGGGCAATTTGAAGCGGCAATCGGCAGAAGATCAAACGAAGCCGGAGGTTGAAGGATTCGCAGTGGTTGAGGAATCGCAGGTGGGCAAGCGGAGTCACAACCGGACTTGGACCGAGAACGAGTTGATTGCACAGgctttcatatttttcttcgcCGGATTCGAGTCGATTTCGATAACGTTATGCTTTATAGCGTATGAGCTGACGAGGGATGCTACCGTCCAGGAACGGTTATATCGGGAAATACGCGATACCAACAGAGCACTAGATGGGCGCTCTTTAAGCTATGAAGTTCTACAGGGTATGAAGTACCTGGATATGGTGGTGTCCGAAGCGATGCGAATCTGGCCAATTGGGCAAGTAGTAGAGAGGTTGTGTGTCAAGGATTATATTTACGACGACCATCAGGGATGTCGGTTCACGATCGAGAAGGGTCGAAGCGTGTTTGCAAGTATAGTTGGATTTCATCATGATCCTAAATACTTCCCGGAGCCGGAGGAGTTCGACCCGGAACGATTCAGCGAGGCTAATAAACACAATATTAATTTGGGTGCATACCTCCCCTTTGGAATAGGACCGAGAAATTGTATTG GTTCACGTTTCGCTCTGATGGAAGTAAAGGCAGTCATGTATTACTTATTGCTTAACTTTAGCTTCGATGTGCACCAGAAAACACAGATTCCATTGAGGCTCAAGAAATCGTTGATGCGAGTTATGCCGGAGAAGGGCTTTTGGATCGAACTCACGCCGAGACCAGACATCAATAAGGCGAACCTGGGAAAGTAG